From the genome of Candidatus Methanoperedens sp., one region includes:
- a CDS encoding CBS domain-containing protein encodes MRLNNKLLRDVMTRGVVTVPMDATAKQIATLLNRKGLSAVAVTGRDGEAMGVISDMDILKVIGKDDWENITADSIMTSHVEAVDPATTIGDAVKIMREKHIHRLIVFSEKGVGASQRPIGILSASDIIREAARA; translated from the coding sequence GTGAGACTGAATAATAAGTTATTAAGAGATGTAATGACAAGAGGTGTGGTAACTGTGCCGATGGATGCCACTGCCAAACAGATCGCGACATTGCTGAACAGAAAGGGATTATCAGCAGTCGCAGTTACGGGGCGGGACGGCGAGGCAATGGGTGTGATTTCTGACATGGACATACTCAAGGTGATAGGAAAAGATGACTGGGAAAATATTACTGCAGACTCTATAATGACTTCCCATGTGGAGGCGGTCGACCCTGCTACCACAATTGGCGATGCAGTGAAGATAATGAGGGAAAAACATATTCACAGGTTGATCGTTTTCTCGGAGAAAGGCGTGGGAGCCTCGCAGAGACCTATAGGCATACTGAGCGCAAGTGATATTATAAGGGAAGCCGCACGGGCTTAA
- a CDS encoding stage II sporulation protein M: MQYLFRWDEIPGEDTERFIGFLVKDFGADWARNAKVDKSDDGSAIHISSENHYLSMKVNSEKTRAILTIDFGRGHEFIIRTEKGRLKIFKMGTDMDYLYSLRRYLIAITAIFLISLIMGLIVAVGNPGLSDNYLEILKRSFGWIKTLNPVTIVFVIFLNNAIKSLVAIILGVGLGIIPVLFVAGNGVILSILADTVSRQQGTLFVIAALLPHGIIEVPMILISAGIGLRLGDVVYSSLKGMKVDIKGELYAGLGFYIRKIVPLLFVAAMIETFVTPVIASMFMPG, encoded by the coding sequence ATGCAATATTTGTTCAGATGGGATGAAATTCCGGGAGAGGATACCGAGAGGTTTATAGGATTTTTGGTCAAGGATTTCGGTGCTGATTGGGCAAGGAATGCGAAAGTTGACAAAAGCGATGACGGCAGTGCGATACATATATCTTCCGAAAATCACTATCTTTCAATGAAGGTTAACAGTGAAAAAACCAGGGCAATTTTGACCATAGATTTTGGCAGGGGCCATGAATTCATTATAAGAACAGAAAAGGGCAGGCTGAAAATATTTAAAATGGGAACAGACATGGATTACTTGTATTCACTGAGAAGATATCTTATCGCTATTACGGCGATCTTTTTGATTTCTCTGATTATGGGTTTGATCGTAGCTGTAGGGAACCCTGGATTGTCAGATAATTACCTGGAAATTTTAAAAAGATCATTCGGCTGGATAAAAACGCTTAATCCGGTAACTATCGTTTTCGTTATTTTCCTGAATAATGCAATAAAAAGCCTGGTGGCAATCATTCTGGGAGTCGGGCTTGGCATCATTCCGGTTCTTTTTGTAGCGGGCAATGGTGTGATCCTGAGCATTTTGGCAGATACGGTTTCCAGGCAGCAGGGCACCCTTTTTGTGATCGCTGCGCTACTACCGCATGGTATAATAGAGGTCCCCATGATACTGATCAGCGCAGGTATAGGGCTTCGCCTTGGGGATGTCGTGTACTCCTCATTGAAAGGCATGAAAGTTGATATAAAAGGGGAGTTGTATGCCGGCCTTGGATTCTATATACGGAAGATAGTTCCACTGCTCTTTGTTGCAGCGATGATCGAGACTTTCGTAACGCCGGTGATCGCCTCGATGTTTATGCCTGGTTAA
- a CDS encoding DUF63 family protein, translated as MVNNLLDYIISSATDVKAYNPVNTLLFGLLFACGVSFIYVYIIKRVGLRIDRGFLFAASMWAFFAMSIRLLYDTGFTKSVWFITPYVTLIDFLLAISTLFLSLYIQRKKKIDYWKTWGVSGAILGIIMLSLSPLTNLKGFSLIVLLWTASILILVGARKIFPKFLTWWNIGVIEAHMMDAAGSFAGITFFGFSEEHVLGGTLIKYVESIGLTLFGSGSWVMFPLKLVVLVPVLYYIDKYSEDINETNYIKTVLFVLGLAIGLRNGFNILILKA; from the coding sequence ATGGTTAATAACCTTTTGGATTACATCATAAGTTCTGCAACCGATGTTAAAGCTTATAATCCGGTAAATACCCTTCTTTTTGGGTTGCTGTTTGCATGTGGCGTGTCCTTCATTTACGTGTACATAATAAAGAGGGTAGGGCTAAGGATTGACAGGGGTTTTCTTTTTGCAGCAAGCATGTGGGCTTTTTTTGCAATGAGCATACGGCTTCTTTACGACACGGGCTTTACGAAATCAGTGTGGTTTATAACTCCCTATGTGACGCTGATCGATTTTCTCCTTGCGATATCCACGCTTTTCCTATCCCTGTACATTCAAAGGAAGAAAAAAATCGATTATTGGAAAACATGGGGCGTGTCGGGGGCGATACTTGGAATTATTATGCTCTCACTGTCGCCCCTCACCAACTTGAAAGGATTCAGCCTGATTGTGCTTCTCTGGACAGCTTCCATCCTTATCCTTGTCGGCGCGAGGAAGATATTTCCCAAGTTCCTCACCTGGTGGAACATTGGCGTGATTGAGGCGCACATGATGGATGCTGCTGGCTCATTTGCAGGCATAACATTTTTTGGCTTCTCTGAGGAGCATGTTCTTGGAGGAACGCTGATAAAATATGTAGAATCAATCGGCCTCACTTTGTTCGGCTCCGGATCATGGGTGATGTTTCCTTTGAAGCTTGTCGTGCTTGTGCCTGTGCTATATTATATTGACAAGTATAGCGAAGACATAAATGAGACAAATTATATCAAGACAGTGTTATTTGTTCTTGGGCTCGCAATAGGGCTGCGGAATGGTTTTAATATTCTGATTCTCAAGGCATAG
- a CDS encoding NAD(P)-dependent glycerol-1-phosphate dehydrogenase: protein MKENKEKNHKNKWMQLPRNVVVGHGVINDTGKVCQDLKLNGSALVVAGGSTFKAAGKTVEVSLEDSGFNVNEAIIKSPSLEEVIKVEKISTEVKASFLLGVGGGKSIDIAKLASKHLDLPFISVPTAASHDGIVSSRASIMRDNITVSEEAQTPIAVVADTAIISAAPYRLLAAGCGDIISNYTAVRDWELAHRLRDEPYSEYASIISKMTAKILIESAEAIKPGIEESAWTVVKALVASGVAMSIAGSSRPASGSEHKFSHALDEIAPHPALHGEQCGVGTIIMMYLHGGNWQEIRTALKTIGAPVNASELGIGEEYIIEALVNAHGIRPERYTILGTGLTREAAEKAAKITKVI from the coding sequence ATGAAGGAGAACAAGGAAAAGAACCATAAGAACAAATGGATGCAGCTTCCGAGAAATGTTGTTGTCGGCCATGGTGTGATCAACGACACTGGTAAGGTGTGTCAAGATCTTAAGCTTAATGGGAGTGCCCTTGTCGTTGCGGGCGGCTCCACCTTCAAAGCTGCTGGAAAAACGGTTGAAGTCTCACTCGAAGACTCTGGTTTTAATGTGAATGAGGCGATCATAAAAAGCCCCTCACTTGAAGAGGTCATCAAAGTCGAAAAGATATCAACGGAGGTGAAGGCCTCTTTCTTGCTTGGCGTCGGCGGCGGGAAATCCATAGATATCGCCAAGCTTGCGTCGAAGCACCTTGACCTTCCTTTCATTAGCGTTCCCACTGCGGCATCCCATGATGGAATTGTATCCTCGCGAGCCTCGATCATGCGGGATAATATAACAGTTTCAGAAGAGGCACAGACCCCCATAGCCGTTGTTGCAGACACTGCAATAATATCTGCAGCGCCGTACCGCCTCCTCGCGGCCGGATGCGGGGATATAATATCTAATTACACTGCTGTTCGGGACTGGGAACTTGCGCACAGACTGCGCGATGAACCTTATAGCGAATATGCCTCCATAATCTCCAAGATGACCGCAAAAATACTCATCGAATCTGCCGAAGCCATCAAACCCGGCATAGAGGAGTCTGCATGGACTGTTGTGAAAGCGCTGGTGGCAAGCGGCGTGGCCATGAGCATCGCGGGTTCTTCCCGTCCTGCGAGCGGTTCCGAACACAAGTTCAGCCATGCATTGGACGAGATCGCACCGCATCCTGCCCTTCACGGCGAACAATGCGGCGTGGGCACAATTATAATGATGTACCTTCACGGTGGCAACTGGCAGGAAATACGCACTGCTCTTAAAACAATTGGAGCGCCTGTAAATGCTTCCGAACTGGGAATAGGGGAAGAATATATTATCGAAGCGCTCGTTAATGCGCACGGGATACGTCCTGAAAGGTATACCATCCTTGGAACGGGACTGACCCGGGAAGCTGCGGAGAAGGCTGCAAAAATTACAAAAGTTATCTAA
- a CDS encoding UPF0179 family protein, which produces MEEPDISITLIGTKLAKVGNEFIFRGPARECEVCKFNKTCLSLVTGSRYRIINLRNGGKLECAVHDSGVCAVEVMEEPITMSLESRKAIKGSRIVFEKPNCNLANCVNYIVCNPSGVRRGDKFTVVEVTGEIMEPCEKGYLLKAVKVKR; this is translated from the coding sequence ATGGAAGAACCAGATATAAGCATAACGTTGATAGGAACAAAGCTTGCAAAAGTAGGGAACGAATTCATTTTTAGAGGGCCAGCAAGAGAGTGTGAAGTATGTAAATTTAATAAAACATGCCTCAGCCTGGTTACTGGCAGCAGGTATAGGATAATAAATTTGAGAAATGGCGGGAAACTTGAGTGTGCTGTGCACGATTCGGGAGTCTGTGCGGTCGAGGTTATGGAAGAACCGATAACGATGAGCCTTGAATCACGGAAAGCCATTAAAGGTTCCAGAATAGTGTTTGAAAAACCCAACTGCAATCTAGCCAATTGTGTAAATTATATTGTCTGCAATCCGTCTGGGGTCAGGCGCGGGGATAAATTCACAGTTGTTGAGGTGACGGGTGAGATAATGGAGCCATGCGAGAAAGGCTATTTATTAAAGGCAGTTAAGGTAAAGAGATAG